In Rhizobium gallicum bv. gallicum R602sp, the following proteins share a genomic window:
- a CDS encoding YciI family protein has translation MRYLCLFYIDQNLVDAASKEEWAEIDRESLASNEKLKRSGHYVASNALADPRTAKTLRVRAGKASWTDGPFAETKEYLGGFLLIEAENLAEALAIAERDSLARMGAIEVRETAGF, from the coding sequence ATGCGCTACCTTTGTCTCTTCTACATTGATCAAAACCTTGTTGACGCCGCCAGCAAAGAGGAATGGGCCGAGATCGACCGGGAATCCTTGGCTTCCAACGAAAAGCTCAAACGATCCGGCCACTATGTCGCCTCCAATGCCCTGGCCGATCCGAGGACCGCAAAAACATTGCGCGTTCGAGCCGGCAAGGCGAGTTGGACCGACGGGCCCTTCGCAGAAACTAAGGAGTATCTGGGAGGTTTCCTGCTCATCGAAGCGGAGAACCTTGCGGAGGCGTTGGCGATTGCAGAGCGGGACTCGCTCGCTCGGATGGGGGCGATCGAGGTGCGCGAGACCGCCGGTTTTTAG
- a CDS encoding glutathione S-transferase C-terminal domain-containing protein — MIGQRLKDGYLFGDTFTTADALLYVMVRWVRDSGLKIPDRLIAYEERVEARPAVQRALCAEGLA; from the coding sequence ATGATCGGTCAGCGACTGAAGGACGGATATCTGTTCGGCGACACCTTCACTACCGCCGATGCGCTGCTCTATGTCATGGTTCGCTGGGTGCGCGATTCCGGGCTGAAAATTCCGGATCGCCTCATTGCCTATGAGGAGCGCGTTGAGGCACGCCCGGCGGTGCAACGGGCGCTGTGCGCCGAAGGGCTGGCTTAG